One part of the Chryseobacterium mulctrae genome encodes these proteins:
- the yaaA gene encoding peroxide stress protein YaaA, which produces MKIITSPAKLMNVENSTDLLRTSTPRFIEEAELIQSHLKHKSPKYLSELMEISAKLADENWERNQKWKSKPTAKESAPAMFAFTGEVYRGLDAKTLDKNAVDYLQKNYRMLSGLYGLLKPSDKVMLYRLEMGRNFEFENNKNLYQFWTEKVTEQLNSEMKKNEILLNLASNEYIKVVDRKKLNHQVIDFDFYEIKDGKLKTIVVYTKHARGLVVRFCAENNAKTLNDVKAFNYEGYRIDEEKSTDTKLVFTR; this is translated from the coding sequence ATGAAAATCATAACTTCTCCAGCAAAATTAATGAACGTAGAAAACTCAACAGATTTATTGAGAACTTCTACTCCAAGATTCATCGAAGAAGCAGAATTAATTCAATCTCATTTAAAACATAAATCGCCAAAATATCTTTCCGAATTAATGGAAATTTCGGCAAAATTAGCAGACGAAAACTGGGAAAGAAACCAAAAATGGAAATCTAAGCCCACCGCAAAAGAATCTGCTCCTGCAATGTTCGCATTTACAGGTGAAGTGTATCGTGGTTTGGATGCAAAAACATTAGACAAAAATGCAGTTGATTATCTTCAGAAAAACTACAGAATGCTTTCCGGTTTGTACGGTTTGCTGAAACCTTCAGACAAAGTAATGCTGTACCGACTTGAAATGGGCAGAAATTTTGAATTTGAAAATAATAAGAATCTCTACCAATTTTGGACAGAAAAAGTAACAGAACAGCTTAATTCTGAGATGAAGAAAAACGAAATTCTTCTGAATTTGGCAAGCAACGAATATATAAAAGTTGTCGACAGAAAAAAACTCAATCATCAGGTTATTGATTTTGATTTTTATGAAATAAAAGACGGAAAACTAAAAACAATTGTAGTTTATACGAAGCATGCAAGAGGTTTAGTCGTAAGATTCTGCGCAGAAAACAATGCAAAAACATTAAACGATGTGAAAGCATTCAACTATGAAGGCTACAGAATTGATGAGGAAAAATCGACCGATACAAAACTCGTTTTCACAAGATAA
- a CDS encoding N5-glutamine methyltransferase family protein has protein sequence MTLSQLKKHFSDSLSEVYTDSETVFIFQIFAEHILDLNNFQQRQSADLELSDENTNRFQEIISELKTGKPYLQVLGETEFYRMKIFVDENVLIPRPETEELLEIAIKKIRDSRLEIRDTRFAFRDSGLEISDINNRDFSEEKNSQTLRPSDSTLKILDIGTGSGIIPLVLKKHFPEAEVSSIDFSEKALEVAKKNADFHQLDINFIHADYLSLDLNQNFDVIISNPPYIGIDEENEIADSVKGFEPTMALFSPTSDALIFYRKIAEDSKKHLNKNGLLFLEINQKLGMETLELYKDFSQAELIKDLSENDRFIFGIK, from the coding sequence ATGACGCTATCACAACTTAAAAAGCATTTTTCAGATTCTCTTTCGGAAGTTTATACCGATTCTGAAACGGTCTTTATATTTCAAATTTTTGCTGAACATATTTTAGATTTAAATAATTTTCAGCAAAGACAATCTGCAGATTTGGAATTGTCTGATGAAAATACAAACCGATTTCAAGAAATCATTTCAGAGTTAAAAACAGGAAAACCTTATTTACAGGTTTTGGGCGAAACCGAATTTTACAGAATGAAAATTTTTGTGGATGAAAATGTTTTGATTCCACGTCCGGAAACCGAAGAGTTGCTGGAAATTGCTATTAAGAAGATTCGAGATTCGAGATTGGAGATACGAGATACGAGATTCGCTTTCAGAGATTCGGGTTTAGAGATTTCGGATATAAATAACCGTGATTTTTCGGAAGAAAAAAACTCTCAAACTCTCCGACCATCCGACTCTACCCTCAAAATCCTGGACATCGGAACCGGAAGCGGAATTATTCCTTTAGTTTTAAAAAAACATTTCCCGGAAGCGGAAGTTAGTTCGATTGATTTTTCGGAAAAAGCTTTAGAAGTTGCTAAAAAAAATGCAGATTTTCACCAGCTTGATATCAATTTTATTCATGCTGATTATTTGAGTTTAGATTTAAATCAAAATTTCGACGTCATTATTTCAAATCCGCCTTATATTGGGATTGATGAAGAGAACGAAATTGCAGACTCTGTAAAGGGATTTGAGCCTACAATGGCATTGTTTTCTCCAACTTCTGATGCTTTAATTTTTTACCGAAAAATTGCTGAAGATTCTAAAAAACATTTAAATAAAAATGGTTTGCTTTTCTTAGAAATCAATCAGAAATTAGGGATGGAAACTCTAGAATTATACAAAGATTTTTCACAAGCTGAATTGATAAAAGATCTTAGCGAAAACGACCGTTTTATTTTTGGAATTAAATAA